ACAGCAACCTTTTCTCGTACCTGCGACTTCTAGCCGAGTTCCCTGAGACTGGCGACACCTTCCTGGGGATCGGAAGTACAAGTCTTCCGCATCTACGAACACATGCAGGCTATAGGCTTTTACATGTACATCTGCGAAATTATCGCTGCTGCCGGCATCATAATCTTCACCGTCAAGATTGCCCTCAAGATCAAACAGCAAAAGCTCGGTTTCTTCAAGGACTTCTGGCAGgcgagtttgttttttttaaaataaatttttattaataattgtaatagtttcgcggccctatgctcctcgaggagtaataAGGACTAagcaaaaaaattgtaatagtTATTTACACCCCCTATTGAAATATAACGATTCCAAACACGTAATGCAAGATTTATTGATATCagttttcaatatatttttttcaattataacATTGCGTTGTTTTGAATATTCCACAATTCACCTGCTTCCTAAGTAAAGgcctgaaataaaaaatgttacttcACCTCGTACCGCTGCAGAATAATTAAATGGTTAACTTTATCTATAAATCGTTGATGTAGTGAATAAAGGATATTCCTAATCTGAAAAATGTGAACGATAGTTTGTACATCTGTCATGATACAACTGACTCAAACATTCGTCTATaagtttttctttgaagaaaaatgaacttaCGTAGCTGAATGTCCTTCGCACAGGTATTGGACCTTGGCACTGTAATTATATGCTATGTTACTGTGACTTTCTACGCCATCAAGACCATGAAAGTTAACGAGTCCATGGCTGCCTGGCGGGATAACCCTAAGGTAATAATACGCCACGTAATCATCAGTgtgtaaataactttttaagACACAGCAatgtatatagatatttaaTTTCAAAGTCTTTGAACTAGGAAATCGCTTTAATACTGACAGAGGTCATTAGGTGTCATCACCGCCATGACAATAAAACACTGTGTGAACTGCCAGCAAAGACTGATTGAGACTTAACAATAATTATCACAGTGTCGCAAAAAcacacaatataaatataactaaGAGATAGTGCGCGTGTGTCCACAACCAAAAACGATACGAATTTAAACTtagaatttaaaattgtttaatgtatatttcaataaattacACTTTGTTAACAAAAGCAAGCTTTGCGTTAGATTATGTTGACCACCTGTAGGCTAATGTAAGTCTTTTAAGCACgtttaatgtaaactgttaTGCTCCTTAGGTTATGTttgttaaatacattttcaactTGCGAAGGGTCTGTCAAAATTTAACGCTACAGTAAGTCGATAAGAAACTAAGAAACTATACCTTCGTGCAtgcaaaagtgtgtgtgtgtgtgagagagagagagagagagagagagagagagagagagagagagagagagagagagagagaaactatttaaaaaagtgtactTGAGAAAATTCACATTGTAGGGTACTAGCTGATCATTAGCTCTGTTTTAGGATAGGATGAATCACAATATTAGtaataaggaagaaaaagaatgactTGCTAACTCTTCTCGTTTACGTTGTTTTCGCTCAGAAATACGTGGACTTTTACCAGACGGCCTTCTGGGACAACATGTATGGCTACTCGCTGGCCGCCGTCGtcttcatcaccaccatccGCCTGCTGCGCATCCTGGGCTATAACCGACGACTGACGATGATCGCCGCTGTGCTGGCAAACTCCGGCCGGGACCTGTTCGGCTTCTCACTCGTCTTCGCTGTCGTTTTCGTGGCCTATCTCTCAGCCGGCTACATCGTTTTTGCCAGCACCTTGTCCGAGTTCTGCTCGCCATGGGAGTCGGCACACGCGTTGTTCCAGCTGCTGCTGGGCAGGAACGTGCTGGCCGCCTTCTCGGAGGACCTGGCGCTGTTCGCCTGGGTCTACTTCATTTCCTACGTCATCCTGGTCTTCATGATCCTGATGACGATGTTCCAGGTGAGCCGCCAAGTTTGAtctattctctttctttccaaaCGTACATATAGAAACAGTGAAGGGGCGATCGTGTATTGTAGAGGTAACTATCTTATGTTACTATTGCGATGTGTTTTCTAtcgtcctgggttcagatcttgtttcAAAGCCACATGTACTTTTCAATAAATGCCACACCTGTTCTCAGAGTTGCcgtaagtgttttttttttcctctgattAACCGCTGAAAATAGTCAATACAATATGACCACAGAGGATATGCATCTAAATTTTAAGTTAGTGTGAATGGAAGTATGAATAAAGTGTATGCATACAatctttcaataaaataaatgtcagcaaAATCTTTCCCTGAAATCCTTAGCACATGTACAGTAGGTACTACTATAAGCCTTAGATATATAGGCTCTACGACTAGAAGCACAAAGCAGATAAATAGCCTTACATTTAAAAGGTATCttattatttaacaatttaGTCGGAATCTATTTGTTACGAGTTAGTTTTCTATGATAACTTATATTTATGTTCTTATTGTTTGTATTATAAAGTACTGGCACAAGCAAATAACtaagcaaataataatgatgaccgGTTTACGTACTTGTTGGTACAACTTCCTACAACTAGTAATGGAAATTAATGCTGAATATTATATTATAACTCTATGACAACTTAATTTAGCTATACCTGTTTTAACCAAAATACATTAGTCCCTCTATTTTTATCTTGGACCTATGATCATATGCACATTTATTCTTACATAGAAATAGTCATCGAAGGAAAAGTAAATATGTTTTGTCAATACGCTTTTTCAGTTTCcactaaaacacatttaaacattttatttatagactGCATGAAATGTTTTCGACAAATGATTAGCGAGATTATGTTTAGGACTTTTCCCATTGATCTGTGTCTCACTAACACTATGTCTAAGACCAGATAATGAGCACGTTTTATAATTTTGGTGCCATAATGTTCATGGAAATTAACGAACATGCGCTATTAGTGAAAGGTTTGTATATGAGAGGCCAGCTGTCGTGTCTCACTTTGCAGGCGATCGTGTGTGGGTCCAGCACCATTGTCCGCTCAGAGGTCAGCAGCGTGCCGCCCCCCTATGGGCTGACCAACCTGTTCATCAAATTCTACCACACCGTCATCGCCGACCTGCTCCCTGCCTGGCTTACACGTGACAGAAGTGCTACAGGTACTCTTATAGCTGACCCTTTTTGGCTCCAGGCACGTGACGAGTACTTAGCGTGTTTAAGGTGTCCATAAATTAGCACCGGCGCGcgattgtttataatttttctaatccgaaaaaaatgaaaggtaaacaatacacagagaaacataacacaaaacacagaccaATCATTTAAAGACTGCCGACAATGTGCACGAATTAAGACTATCCACGTACAAGATTTTGCACTTAGCTTCTTTAACTTTGACCTCAAATCTCTCGACAATATGAGCACATTCAGCATGATCATGTCTGCAGGTCTCACTAAAGTGCATGTGCAATCAGCAGGAAGCACACACTCACTTGGTGACAGGAAACTACAGGTGAGTCACAGATTTCTGCTTGATCAGGTAGAGCAGTGCTCTAAGAGCGCTTAACCATGTATCTACTGTAAATCTTCACCGTTTCAACTGCATGTTCCTTTGCTTCTTCTATAattcctttccctttttttagcACTCTTGCtattttccttgattttttttttatcagtttctttttgtaaaaactCACCTTTTCATAGGATTAACATGTTTTTAGTTAATAATGTCAGAATAAAGGTCTTAGAGCAAGTGAGACAATCTGGAGATAAAGTGTAGGTTATTGAGTAGAGAGAGAAGTGAACATGAAAATGTCAGAATAAACTCTCAACCGATACTCGAAAAACGTATAACAATTAACagtagtttattttattctcagatatctttttttctggcaTAACTTAAAATAGGAGTATTCCCAGGGTGCGCgagcgcatgcacacacacacacacacactcacttttcagcgttattacatatttttttctggattctTTCATCCAGGTGCAAAAGGACCCAAGTACTAAAGGAGACAACTCTTACCGTGAACAGACTTAAGTCATGGTCTTGAGGAGGTAATCTTGAAAGATGATGGGAGAGAGACTTGCGGGATTTTATTGTGAAAAGAACAAATACTTTTCCTACAGTTCACGTGTAAAAAAATACggaatttttttcagacatttattttttgctgcacATGACACGAAAATATTCAAGATACGTCGAGGAAAAATATACCTTAAACTatcaaaaatttattaaagatggactttgttaaattatttctaCATCCTCTCCCTACGTCACCGTTCTATTCTCCCGGTTTGCATCTGTTAAGTCCATGCATGTTTTGACTTCGATTTAGTATTTTTACAAGAAGTTACATTTGACCGTCTTTCTGTGTTGCTTTAAGTTAGCTTCTTCCTTTTTACTAAATGTAATGATGGTTTGTGGTAATTGTAAATTTTGCATAATTACTAAATTTATTCTTATATGTGCTTTTTATTATCTACATGtgcaatttttcatttttctttcctctatgTCTATCATAATGCATTGAAAAACGAAATAAGTGGTCACAATATAATGTTTTTGGCCATTAAAAGTTTCACTTCAGCGAAAGCAGGTTGGGCAAAGCcaccaaattaaacaaatataaaatgaattttcagCTACATATGTTTAAACAAGTTGGCAATAAGTTCTTTCGTaatgttttactttcttatatttttaagtCATAAATATAATTGAATTAAATACTAAACACtatcttactttaaaaataaatatttgcttcaTAACCATTACAATGtaaggaaaaatgaaatatggGAGGGATAAGTACACTGGAGGGAGGGGTAACTGTTTTTACATTGTATTGCATATTATAacgttttcttttgtgttaaaGTATTGTAAAgacttttcaaataattaattCCCTTAAACACTTGATGCCCAGTACAGATTATGTTACAATTATGTAATGTgattgacaatttttaaaacgttttatcatactaaaaactattttgtgttGCTTAACAGCAATAATTTCTTATTGTGTGGCTGTTATGCAGCCTGAACGGTTTGTACATGCACGTCGTATATTGATCTAGTAAACgttcatgtttttgtcattatCTATACACattatctgtgtatgtgtggataTGTAACTGTTTGAGgaatatatgaaaaataaatataaaaaaaaaacaaatgaaagaggaggaagacaaaaaaattataataatcgCCATGATCACCATCTTCGTGTCATCACGATACTTTACACcaatttctgtttattcttccgcAGAAGCTGTCTCTCTTTCTATAATTTCCTTGTGAGAGTTTGTGTTATAAACGAGGACATTACTGGTCTGAAATTTCTTTTAGCGAGCACGTCCAAACAACCATCGtgtattttaaactaaattattCCTTTTTTGTCTAAAATTCTATAGTTAAGAACTGCAAGAAAAGATCAGTTCCTGATAATATTTTCACTgtcaaacaataattataaacaatacaTTCACCGGTTTTCATTTCTAGTCACGCggtaaagcaaaaataaaagatcatTCTGActgaagtttatttcttgtggaAATAGGAAGGTGTTCTGGTAATCCAagagcaaaatctttttcatatttgaaatcaggataGTAAATTGTACAAAACCTCAAATGTGAATGTCAAACGAATATTATGATGGAGGTCTAGTTTGAGTAAAACGAGCAGGAACTAACTGGGGGAAGAAGAACAGAGGAGCGACAGGCCTAGACAAGctccaaagaagaaaaaaggcgAATCATCCTTCCATCTACATTGCAGTCGACAGAGGGTCCGCGCCGAAATATTAAAACGGTTCTAACCCAGGCACAGTTTCCGCGGGACCTAGCTCTACAGGCGGAACTAAAGCTGTCATCCGGGGACCATCCGTGTTTCAGAGAATATTGAGAAGGAAGCTGCGTAGTCACCGCTACTCCCAGATCAACAAAATGACttctttaatagtttttttcgTGAGTTTGTTTTGAGCAGTCTAACAGCGAAGTGTAGTTTGTAACACAGAGACAAGGAACGCTACCCTCGTATGGAAAGGCCGGATGACGGACATCTTGACTGTAAGTAGTTTATAGTTTTTGAAGGCAAATTAACGGGCCCAAACCCGTCATCAGTGGTTGGACTAACCCCGTTTTGAAGAAACCAAACCTTATACACTGTCACCAAAGGTGAACAAGGATTGAGAAAACTGTGAATCGAGAGAGTGTGAAGAGAGTTTGAGAAagtatacatgcatatatagatagatatcgagttcatgtgtttatgtatttacgttttttttttgtgtgtgtgtgtgttttcaacgCCGCATGAAGCTTTCTAGTGGTTGTGATGCTTACGATACAGTGCTTgattgtaaacatttacagtaaTATATACATTAAGTACCTGgcttagaaaaaaagagaaaaatattctatTGGGCCCTTTCATTATACAAGTGGGACGTCCACTGgtagatgtttgttttctgttgcatGAAAGAACGCATGTCAGTGCCAGTGCTCTAGTCTGTCTGTCCTGAGTATGGTGGTTCTGACAACTTGTATCATGCTCCCCTCCCTCCTATGAGAGGCATTGACGCATGGGCTTTCTCCAGTTCTGGCAGGTAACAGCTACGGAGAGAAAGACggttataaataaagtgcgtTAGAGTGGCATATAAAATAATCAGCCGAACAAGAGAATATAAATTAGTTTTGCCTGGAAATCAAATTTCAAGAGATATAAATGGATCTCTTTACAAGTAAAATGCTTCAGAATCCTAAATAAATCAGTTGAGCAAGTGAATATAAATTAGTTTTACAGCATTTCTAGAGGTTTGAAAGGATTTTTACAACAGGCTGATGAATGTCGAGATCTTTATACATTAGCATTGTTCAACAAGGAACTTTCTGGGTAGGGCAGTTTGAGTTCCGTGTACAGTGGGCATTGATAGCTTTAATAGCTGTGCGTTACTGTTTTCACATCACACCCGGAAAAGAATTTATCACATAAATTAGTATTATACGTGTGCTGTCCTTCTTTTTGTATGCATTCTACATATCGTAATTCCAGTAAATTAAGATTTTATTCATCGTGATGAGGGGCAACGTaaagaacaaaacagaagaacaaaaaaggatATTGAGTGCCCTTTGTCCTTGGAACTCTACTGCGCTGTTTTTGAAACTGTCCAGCCATGAGAGGAAAATTCTTTTGGAGGAAAGCCCTTATTCTCCTCAGAGGAGCAGATAGCAGAGCGGTTAGAGTATTCGCGTTCGAATTTAGAGGCgtgccggttcgatacccgtgtagcgaaGCTCACTTTTATCAGTCAATCCAGCTTTACCTGTCTTCAAAGATAACACAGTAAGGGAGTGGAGATGGCCATGCACTTCCCTCATGTAAAGAGACTTCAAGAAAACACCGAACTCCCTGAGATGAAAAAGGTCATAGAACGGCCTTTTACTTTACCTCGCTCTCCTCAAAACATTAGCCATGCTGCTTCTAACATACAACCTCACAAACAGGATAGTCACAGACTATCATGATCTTCCCTTTCCTGGCCCACCTCACCTGCTGGCCGAGGTCGCCTCAACGCAAATCCAGCATTAGACATTTGTAGCATTTCAGTAAGGAAGTATCCTTCCCTTGTTCTGCTAATCTAAGTAATCTAAGTAATTTTAGGCATCGCTTCATTTTTATAACCCTTGCACTTTATATTGAACCAAATGTATTCAAGACGATGGCGTTTTGATGTAGAAAACATTATGCGTTTATTGCTTGTTGTATTGTGACACTCATTGTAGAAAGTATTTTGTGCATGGTTAACTGGctgaaaatattgaattatACACAATGAATAATTCTATAGCTTACCACAAAAGCAAGCAGACTAGGAATTAGGTAGACGTACTTTCATTTTGACAAACATTGAACTCCTCACCCGGAAAACCATTTATCACGAAAGCCAGTATTATAGTGTTGTCCTTGTTTTACGTTTACTCTAGAAGCAGCCCGACACAGATCATAATTTCAAATATCGAGCTTTCTATTCATGGAGGCTACAGACGCGATGAGCTTGTAGAGAACAAACCAGGATATTGAGTGCCGTCTGTCCTTGGGGCTGGACTGCATTGTTGTTTGTGGAACTATGAACACAAATAATGTCATCACGTGAGAATTGTTTTGCCGCAAAGCCCTTGCTCTTCTCGGAGGGGTGCATACCCGAGTGGTTACAGCGCTGTTGGCCTAATGCGAATGATTTCAATAagagttggggaaggtaaggcagcgatggagaagagatgggcaaaagtaagaaaagtgagatctctgAGGGTTTAGGTATATAGTCATCTACTTAATTTTAGGCTTAAccttatttttatatctctccCACCTTTAATTAGTAAAGTAACAGAAATTGTACTACGTGGAAGTACCTGCATTTTGACAATAAACTCTAAACTAGATCTTGCCAGCATGTAAACATGACCAGCACTGGACCAACCTCGAATGACCAATCAAAAatagatacaaataaaactgaaaaatctcTTTTGTTTTACCAGAGGTCATTGCTTATCCAAAGTAAATACActtcagtgttttttttaactggattaatgagaaagaaaacctGCAATCAATACGAGAATCAGTTTTCTTTAGTCAAATAGAAATGAAGTTATTATTTCAAAACTGAATCGATGGCCTCTGTGGTAAGAGGCTTTTTATCTGTAATTTAGGTTATATTGATTGGATGTCATCGTGCTCTGTGGACTTAAAAGTCTTTGTCAGAAATCTAGCCAATCAAAGGCCAGCTTTGAAATCCGCGAGGGATATTCTTCCTTCGCCTCTGGATCAGGCTAACATTGCACTGCCCGGAGTTTGTATCAGTGAGCCACTTTGTCTAACTACAAACGTTTGTCCCCCGTGTGCGGTCTTACACAGCAAAGCACGACAACGAGGCTGTTTGACTGGATGATGGAGGTCACACCTACTACGTCTTAGGAGGAAGCAGTTTGAAGTCGAGTTGACGATGTCGCCAACGATGTTATTGTGCACACTTCACTTGCTCGgtattttatctttatatttcaagtttttttttaaatgtttgtatttcacGTTCTTTCATCATTGCctttttactgtatttattttattattttacgattgtttgtattttacagtaTCAGTACTTTAATATTGTAATGTTGTTAATGAACAAtggtaattttatttcagattgtTCTGATACTTATCAATGTTTGTTGATAGTCTAACTAAAAATCAAAGAATCTCCTGGTGAATATGAAGTTTAGTAGTCTTCTATAATTTGTtgatctgtttctgttttttctctttctcacacacacacgcgcgcgcgagcgcacacacgCGCAGATAGAGAAACCCTACTCAATACTAAACGCAGTTTGGAATAATTCCACAAGTTTAGCACATTCAGAATGAGTTTATCTCCTAAACATACTGAGACCCGCAGGGATAAAAGCTTGAGAGACATTGTCAACTGTCTTGTGGCTTCCGAGTTCAAGTATTTATTACAGTCACATTGGAGAGTTCTCTCTGTAATCCAAAATCTACAATTCCATCAATGCAGATACGAATACCAAAAATGATCTCTCATTACCTCATTATCTTTAAATATCTCCAGTAACATGGAGCCCTAAACTACTAAAATCgttatttctaatttttctgaTGTTACAGAAATCAATATCTTACGATTGTCAGATGCAGGCATACTtggtaaatatttatatataagtgCACCCTCTGAAGCATCTAGGCTGGAAAGTTTGCTTCTGAAACGCTTATCATAAACGTGTGGTGCAGAATTCAGGAGAGCACTTCTACTTCGCTCTAGTGTTATGCTGCCGTGTGAGACAAAGAACTAAAGGACTGTGACAATCTGACCCCCCCCCCTCAAATGCTTTGATAATGTGATCTTTAATGTATATCTGATAATATATACAGATAATAAATTGTTTCCTCACCTCCTTTTATAGGCATTACATGTGTGCTGTGCAGAATAATTACAAAACTTAACAACATGCTACTTGATTCAATTGTTCTTTGATTTAACCATAAGACAAGAATGAAAAAGTAAAGACTAAGCTCTGTGATTCAGTTTTATTATAAACGCACTTTCTTTTAAAGACCCACTTGAATGGTTTGCGGTTTTTGCATTTATCGGTAAATATAGCCAATGTAAACCGAACCTATAAATTACAGCCACTAAAACCGAtcctttaattaattatccgctagcaaagtacgcgattcacacctgcgatcaacgagcaccattctctctctctgattggtgttgacagctggcaaccttgtgaatggtgcactagcgtgacgtagtacactattACGGTGCTCGTTGATCGCAGATATGAATCAAAGTGGATAATTATTGGATCGGTTTTGGAGGCTGACATTTACATTAGTTTTATACGTCTATATCTACCGATGTCTGAAAAATACGTAAAATccttcaggttggtctttaagagcCTCAGTCCGGGATAGATAGCATCTTGCTTATGAAGGTGATTTAgtacatcatcattatttaatagttttatCTTTCACAGTTATAATACTcttgatatttttatgaattCACTGTGATTATCTCGGCAAGTTGATTACGTCTGCACTTGCAGTCCTTCTGGCTCTGAGGCCAGGGGTCACGCGAGGTCAGTCTTCTATAGGGTTTAGGGTGGACCCAAGTGAAGGCAGTCTGCGAGTTGTCACTCCCAACACAAACCTGTCAATCACCTGTTTCTGGGACACGGAGGTAACTAAAGAATCTTTGCTAAAAGAGTTTGCTGTACTTTAGAATGTTGTTTGTAAGCATAACATTCAGTCCAACACCGTACTGTCATTTCCCTATTTTTGGAATGCACAGATAAGACTAGCTGCtaaggaatatttttaatgatttgtgttgtttaatcgattttttttttcttagacatTTTCCACTCTATACGAATTCATTCTGAGAAGGTTATTATATAAGGAAAAATAGTGGTTAAGCGAAAAACTGCTGCCaagatttttttacattgataTCACATTATCATCCCTGGCTTGTTAATGCTTCGTATTAATGTGTTCTAACAGGGAAACGTGacaagtaaatttattttctgtactcaAATGTCTTAAACTTATTGAGCTTTGTGTTATAAGCGAAAGCGTCGTTCCATTTCCTTTGCAACAAGGAGAGCAGTTGTCGAATCTCTGTTTTTAAGTTCATGTATCTTAGTCATTATGGTCGTTGGgtattgaaaaaaatcacaaccatTAATCTTTCACTAGACAGTTTTGCAGACACACCTACTAACACGCATGCGTGGACATACATGTGCACGCACTCACGCGGAACACCTTAAAGACCAGCAGGagtgatttgttttttcttccgttatcggtagatataggcgacaTAAACCTAAGTTGCAAATTTCAGCTCCAAAACctatccgttaattaattattcgcACCTGCAATCAGCCAGTGTACTACGTCAACAGTGTACTGCGTCACGCTATTGCACCATTCTCAAGGTTGCCAGCTGTCAACACaaatcagagagagaatgagctacagttcggattattccaacattgaaagtctgcatttctcgtggttttGAAAAACTACTACtctagcaagaaaaataaagactttcaATGTCCTAATAATTCAAACTGTAGCTCATTGTCTCCCTGTTTGGTATTGACTGATGGCAactagtgtgacgtagtacaccgttacaggcgctcgttgatcgcaggtgcaaatCGCTTGCTTTGCTATTAGATAATTGATTAACGGAtgagttttggaggctgaaatttataGGTTTgatttatatcacctatatctaccgatatctgcgaaaaaatacaaaccattAAAGTTTGTCTTGAACCCACAGACGTTTCCTTGCAAAGAACCGAAAATATGAGTGTATGCTCACCGATAAGGCGCAAAACATGACTGTCAAATAACGCACTCACAAAAATCTTGTCCCACAGGAATTTGTGAATGTCAGCGGTGTCGTGGACACCAACACCATCCTGGTCCCACTATCTGTGTCACAGGCCAACAGATCGACTCGCGGATCAGTTGTCTTCATCATACAAGGCATCAGTCTGCCGCTGGGAGAGTGCGTTAGGTTTTAGTTTTTATACCACTCCTTTACTTGCTACAAATCTCTTTATTATATATCCGATCAATTTTATTACAAAGCTAAATTGTAACTTAACCAAACACTGTCATCAAGTTCTAAAATTATCGAATTTTAATCGAAAAGACAAAGCGTTTGGgtaagcggatagccgagtggttagagcgctagTGTCCGAAGCAAGAGAAgagcaggttcgatacccgagtacCGCAGCAAACTTACCCCAGTCGTACCAGCTAGTGCGAATAGGTATCTCACTTTAAAGAGAATCAcgaaaggtaaggcagtgagggaaaGATGTGCACGTAGAGCCTGCACCGAGAAAAATGAGGTCCTACACACTAAACTACCCTCCcaaacgacctgaaaaggttatgGGTGACCTTTACCTTATTGTTTCCGGCTTCTTTCACAGTCGTAGCCTCTGGCTATTAAGTTTCCAGGTATTATCTTGATTTAGTTGCCTTTATGTTTGAATGGGAAACGGTTTTAGCACATAGGTGATCTTTTCGTCGAAAACAAGGGAGGGATCGTCATTTATTTAATACCAgaactttgcttcttttttcacAAACAGACACCTTGTAAATTTAACAGCAAGATGTCTCACGCCCCTTACAACAGCCAGTGCAGCAGAAACTACAACAATTAGTTCAACAGATGACTACGTCACAGAGACTGTGATGTTTCCAATAGAAGAGTCCATATACCTTACAGTATACAACGAAGAGCCAATCACAGGTCTCCGCCTGGACCATAGCAACAGCTTTTACGATGTGGTGAACGACACAACAAAATTAACTGCCAGCGTAGCTACAGGGAGAGCGCTGACAGTACAGTGGGTCTTTGATGACCAAGTCTACGTACAACAGGTAATCCTTCTTGACCCGGTATTTTTGAATACGGTTTTCAGAAGTAATTCTGAGGATCCCCATGTACATTAAccctttaaaaaacaaaaataaaacgaacACATGCGCTTACAATTGCGCGCGcgcaggcacacatacacatgtacagcaGCACGGTCGGAGACAAAGTCCTGATGTATGTCCTAAGACCAGCTGCACTTGTACGTATATTGGTATTTACCGAAActagagaaaatagaaaaaaatcttaggGTCAAAATCTAGGTCAGATGCACACGTTAAATGACTTACGTTTCTAATGTTTATGCTCAGGTACCTGACAATGTCAGTTCGTTGGACTTCACGTACCCAAACGTCTGGAAAAATACAGGTACATTCACTGTGTACCTAAATGTATCCAACAGAGTCAGCACCAGCAACGCACAAGCAAACGTCACTGTGTTTCACCGAATTAACGGTTTTAATCTTTTCACCTCCGACACCATTTTGCAGACCCTTGAAGAGCTAGTCCTGACTCTCACCATGGCCTCGGATACGAAGGAGCCCA
The sequence above is a segment of the Pomacea canaliculata isolate SZHN2017 linkage group LG6, ASM307304v1, whole genome shotgun sequence genome. Coding sequences within it:
- the LOC112566963 gene encoding uncharacterized protein LOC112566963, which gives rise to MTDILTLITSALAVLLALRPGVTRGQSSIGFRVDPSEGSLRVVTPNTNLSITCFWDTEEFVNVSGVVDTNTILVPLSVSQANRSTRGSVVFIIQGISLPLGEHLVNLTARCLTPLTTASAAETTTISSTDDYVTETVMFPIEESIYLTVYNEEPITGLRLDHSNSFYDVVNDTTKLTASVATGRALTVQWVFDDQVYVQQVPDNVSSLDFTYPNVWKNTGTFTVYLNVSNRVSTSNAQANVTVFHRINGFNLFTSDTILQTLEELVLTLTMASDTKEPMGNVTFNVTWGDGATEFDILNINAGHSLIVRHTYEVQGDKTGSLELVSPLDNKAFIFAVKVWNKLNVTLNISPAAAKPRDNFTLTFVNPPNVGFQYIINCSGRHLFSNNQSALYANFSPPVPPYTVSFENVGEYVISFYAFNPLYSVNTSYTVYVEIPLTGLQLTHGNRFYDKVNDTTKLTATFATGTALTAQWIFDDKVYVQQVSFLDTAF